One window of Anaerobaca lacustris genomic DNA carries:
- a CDS encoding Na+/H+ antiporter subunit E, protein MRRVIYFVLAFIVWVLIAWPFADGRIDLQIVVAGLIVSFLVAVLFHDILPREHHVFISPVRVFWFLVYVPVFFYHVIWANLDVVYRAVHPAMPIRPGIVKIKTRLKTDSAITALANSITLTPGTLTVDLTDDGDLYVHWINVRTDDVEKATQLISQRFEWFLHRIFE, encoded by the coding sequence ATGCGACGTGTGATCTATTTCGTGCTGGCGTTCATTGTGTGGGTCCTGATCGCCTGGCCGTTTGCAGACGGCCGGATCGACCTACAGATCGTGGTGGCCGGGCTGATCGTCTCGTTCCTCGTCGCCGTCCTGTTCCATGACATCCTGCCGAGAGAGCATCATGTCTTCATTTCGCCCGTCCGCGTCTTCTGGTTCCTGGTGTACGTGCCGGTGTTCTTCTACCACGTCATTTGGGCGAACCTGGACGTGGTCTATCGGGCCGTGCATCCGGCGATGCCGATTCGGCCCGGAATCGTGAAGATCAAGACCCGGCTCAAGACCGATTCGGCCATCACCGCGCTGGCCAACTCCATCACCCTTACGCCGGGCACGCTGACGGTCGATCTGACGGACGACGGCGATCTGTACGTCCATTGGATCAACGTCCGGACCGACGACGTGGAGAAGGCGACGCAGCTTATCTCACAGAGGTTCGAGTGGTTCTTACACAGGATTTTTGAATAG
- a CDS encoding cation:proton antiporter, giving the protein MAVLVQMFYLGLCACCFMCLYRIGRGPSAPDRTVAIDILGVVVVGFCALLGLATGQDFYLTVALAWALLSFIGTIALAKFLEGRSFDE; this is encoded by the coding sequence ATGGCGGTGCTCGTGCAGATGTTCTATCTGGGGTTGTGTGCATGCTGTTTCATGTGCCTCTATCGAATCGGTCGCGGGCCGAGCGCGCCGGATCGCACCGTCGCCATCGATATTCTCGGCGTCGTTGTGGTCGGTTTCTGTGCGTTGCTCGGTCTGGCCACGGGGCAGGACTTCTATCTGACCGTGGCGCTGGCCTGGGCCCTGCTGAGTTTCATTGGGACGATCGCGTTGGCGAAGTTCCTGGAAGGAAGAAGCTTCGATGAGTGA
- the mnhG gene encoding monovalent cation/H(+) antiporter subunit G, with product MSEVIGYTLVSLGILFNLFGCVGLVRFPDVYNRLQAATKCVTLGTILLLMGVAIASGMGALAAKAVVCAVFILATSPTAAHAIAKGAYASGVPLWDKTVVDRYAEQVAPAKPQAGNVENPSSSRGA from the coding sequence ATGAGTGAGGTCATCGGGTACACATTGGTGTCGCTGGGGATTCTGTTCAATCTCTTCGGGTGCGTCGGTCTGGTCCGCTTTCCCGACGTCTACAACCGCCTGCAAGCGGCGACCAAGTGCGTCACGCTCGGAACGATCCTGTTGCTCATGGGTGTGGCGATCGCCAGCGGTATGGGGGCTCTGGCGGCCAAGGCGGTCGTCTGCGCGGTGTTCATTCTTGCCACCTCCCCGACGGCGGCCCATGCGATTGCCAAGGGGGCCTATGCCTCCGGTGTGCCCTTGTGGGACAAGACGGTTGTGGACCGGTACGCCGAGCAGGTCGCCCCGGCGAAGCCACAAGCCGGCAACGTTGAGAACCCATCATCGTCGAGAGGAGCCTGA
- a CDS encoding 4Fe-4S dicluster domain-containing protein, which yields MKLPKLRELKEAVTAVLSPRFTTRFPATPCVVPERYRGKPEFDSEACVGCGACVNVCPTSALTLVDFDGDQPTRQITLRYDTCIFCGNCHDNCTTQDGIRLSGQWDMAGLSRETMAETHEYELQRCERCGTTIGTKKHLTWLCDRLGPLAYANPSLLLAKTGELAAEPVDGLAAQVTEVRTGDFMRLLCPKCKYELNVRL from the coding sequence GTGAAGCTGCCAAAGCTACGAGAGTTAAAGGAGGCAGTCACGGCTGTTTTGTCCCCGCGGTTCACGACCCGATTCCCCGCCACGCCCTGCGTGGTTCCTGAACGCTATCGAGGCAAACCCGAGTTCGATTCGGAGGCCTGTGTTGGCTGCGGTGCCTGCGTGAACGTCTGCCCGACGAGCGCCCTGACGCTCGTCGATTTCGACGGCGATCAGCCGACGCGTCAAATCACACTGCGGTACGATACGTGCATCTTCTGCGGCAACTGTCACGATAACTGTACGACGCAAGACGGAATCCGGCTCTCCGGTCAATGGGACATGGCCGGACTGAGTCGCGAGACCATGGCCGAGACCCACGAATACGAGCTCCAGCGTTGCGAGAGATGCGGCACGACCATCGGGACCAAGAAGCACCTCACGTGGCTCTGCGACCGCCTGGGCCCGCTCGCCTATGCGAATCCGTCCCTGTTGCTTGCCAAGACGGGCGAATTGGCGGCCGAGCCTGTGGATGGGCTGGCCGCGCAGGTCACGGAGGTGCGAACCGGTGATTTCATGCGTCTGTTGTGTCCGAAGTGCAAGTACGAGTTGAACGTTCGGTTGTGA
- a CDS encoding hydrogenase 3 maturation endopeptidase HyCI, with amino-acid sequence MILGVGSMLMGDDAAGPLICERMAGRSSAVVIDAGTVPENYIGPIRRAAPDVLLVVDAVDFGGVVGRIRLFEPGEICAFAFGTHALSLHLFLQELGRERPLDVRLIGIQPGPRELGGSVSSAVQKTIELLAAAMETLFQPSVQP; translated from the coding sequence GTGATCCTCGGCGTGGGCAGCATGCTCATGGGCGACGATGCTGCCGGGCCGCTCATATGCGAGCGCATGGCAGGCCGGTCATCGGCGGTGGTGATCGACGCCGGCACCGTGCCGGAGAACTACATCGGCCCCATTCGGAGAGCGGCTCCGGACGTTCTCCTGGTTGTCGATGCGGTCGACTTCGGTGGCGTTGTGGGTCGGATCCGCCTGTTCGAACCAGGAGAGATCTGCGCATTCGCCTTTGGTACGCACGCCTTGTCGCTTCACCTATTCCTTCAGGAACTAGGGCGCGAGCGGCCACTCGACGTCCGGCTGATCGGAATCCAGCCGGGGCCAAGAGAGCTTGGAGGTAGTGTGTCGTCGGCGGTGCAGAAAACGATAGAACTGCTCGCTGCTGCCATGGAGACGCTCTTTCAACCTTCCGTGCAACCATAA
- a CDS encoding tetratricopeptide repeat protein, with protein MGKRSFFGLEPDQLDQLLSLGTEAGDGANAAEPAPGPPDESNAPEALAEVLSVPTLDAPFEYVGSCVGPYRLVRVLGEGGMGTVYLADQTAPIRRRVALKVIKPGMDSKRVVARFEAERQALALLDHPNIAHVYDAGTTGGGRLYFVMEYVKGLPITEYCDRHTLDIEARLRLFQQVCHGVQHAHQKGIIHRDIKPSNIVVTTEGDEAIPKIIDFGVAKAISQPLTERTLVTEDNHLLGTPEYMSPEQADMANEDVDTRSDIYSLGVLLYVLLAGILPYDSETFRQGGIEHIRRTIRETDPKTPSTRLTKLGQEARKLAESRRTELAALAKCLHRELEWIPLKAMRKDRAERYRSASELADDIENYLKGEPLIAGPPGTGYKLNKFIRRNRVLVGGIAAVLVVLVAGVVVSTVFAFGQARARAEAQAVADFFQSGIEGLTLPGQVEGTEVSLQDLLTVWSKKLEGRFDDKPLIEASIRDTLGWAYRYIYELKAADLHLELALQIRRQQLGAGHPQTLSCADRLAWLRWDQGRYQEAAELLEQALSVSRRALGDDDRVMLSLNNALGCVYGMLGRDEEAEQVYVNGLRTARQAWGDKAAITRSMTANLGGIYRAQGRYREAEDQYLRWFELSEGEADEETGALVWKGFLGAVYLDQGQYQKAKQLYLEILPIQRRKIGSEHWHTLRSASWLAQVHIHLGEYPEADALLKEVLATRERRLDEDHPTTLGTINALGVLRREQGQDTEAESLFHQALAGRQRRLGPDHPACFESMHELAVLYMQQARWGDAEPLLLEAFHGREVKLGPEHPHTIESLKQLVSLYESWPQPDEAVKWRAKLPPKEIIEE; from the coding sequence ATGGGTAAGAGATCGTTCTTTGGACTCGAGCCTGACCAACTGGACCAGCTCCTGTCGCTGGGTACGGAGGCCGGCGACGGTGCAAACGCCGCCGAACCTGCTCCCGGACCGCCGGATGAAAGCAACGCGCCGGAGGCGCTCGCAGAGGTTCTCTCGGTCCCCACGTTGGACGCTCCTTTTGAATACGTGGGCAGTTGCGTAGGGCCGTACCGCCTCGTCCGTGTGCTGGGCGAGGGCGGTATGGGAACCGTGTACCTGGCCGATCAGACCGCTCCTATTCGACGGCGCGTCGCGCTCAAGGTCATCAAGCCAGGGATGGACTCCAAGCGCGTGGTCGCCCGTTTCGAGGCGGAGCGTCAGGCTCTGGCACTGCTGGACCACCCGAACATCGCTCACGTCTACGATGCCGGTACCACCGGCGGCGGCCGACTGTACTTCGTCATGGAATACGTCAAGGGCCTGCCGATCACCGAGTACTGTGACCGCCATACACTCGACATCGAGGCTCGCCTGCGGCTGTTCCAGCAGGTTTGCCACGGCGTACAACACGCCCATCAGAAAGGCATCATCCACCGCGACATCAAACCATCGAATATCGTGGTGACCACCGAGGGTGACGAGGCAATTCCAAAGATTATCGACTTCGGCGTGGCCAAGGCGATCAGCCAACCGTTGACGGAACGGACCCTTGTCACGGAAGACAACCACCTGCTCGGCACGCCGGAATACATGAGCCCCGAGCAGGCCGACATGGCCAATGAAGACGTCGACACCCGCTCGGATATCTACTCGCTTGGCGTTCTGCTGTATGTGTTGCTGGCCGGCATCTTGCCGTACGATTCCGAGACGTTCCGCCAAGGGGGGATCGAGCACATCCGGAGGACCATCCGCGAAACCGATCCCAAGACGCCGAGCACCCGCCTGACCAAGCTCGGCCAAGAGGCCAGGAAACTTGCCGAAAGCCGCCGGACCGAACTGGCCGCGCTGGCCAAGTGCCTGCACAGAGAGCTCGAGTGGATTCCCCTCAAGGCCATGCGCAAGGACCGGGCCGAGCGGTATCGGTCGGCCTCCGAACTGGCCGACGACATCGAGAATTACCTGAAGGGCGAGCCCCTGATCGCCGGACCGCCGGGCACCGGCTACAAGCTGAACAAGTTCATCCGACGAAACCGCGTCCTGGTTGGTGGAATTGCCGCTGTGCTTGTCGTCCTCGTGGCGGGTGTCGTGGTTTCCACAGTCTTCGCCTTCGGTCAGGCTCGCGCTCGCGCCGAGGCACAGGCTGTCGCAGATTTCTTTCAAAGTGGCATCGAGGGGCTGACACTACCCGGGCAGGTCGAAGGCACGGAAGTATCCCTGCAAGATCTTCTAACGGTCTGGTCCAAGAAGCTGGAAGGGCGTTTCGATGACAAGCCGCTCATTGAGGCGTCGATCCGTGACACGCTGGGGTGGGCATACCGCTATATTTACGAGCTGAAGGCGGCCGACTTACATCTTGAGCTCGCTCTCCAGATACGACGGCAACAGCTCGGTGCGGGACATCCGCAGACCCTGAGTTGCGCGGATCGCCTCGCATGGCTCCGCTGGGATCAGGGACGATACCAAGAGGCCGCAGAATTGCTTGAGCAGGCTCTGTCTGTGTCTCGGCGTGCCCTGGGTGATGACGACCGTGTGATGTTGAGCTTGAACAATGCACTTGGTTGCGTCTACGGTATGCTGGGTCGTGATGAGGAGGCGGAACAGGTGTACGTCAATGGTCTTCGGACGGCACGCCAGGCATGGGGCGACAAGGCTGCGATTACCCGTAGTATGACAGCGAATCTTGGAGGGATATATCGGGCCCAAGGACGTTACAGGGAGGCGGAGGATCAGTACTTAAGGTGGTTCGAGCTATCTGAGGGGGAAGCAGACGAAGAGACAGGAGCGTTAGTATGGAAGGGGTTCCTCGGCGCGGTGTACCTGGACCAGGGACAGTATCAAAAAGCAAAGCAGTTGTATCTGGAAATCCTGCCGATACAGCGCCGCAAGATCGGTAGTGAGCATTGGCATACACTGCGGTCGGCGAGTTGGCTTGCTCAGGTGCACATACATCTTGGTGAGTATCCTGAAGCCGACGCTCTGCTCAAGGAGGTATTGGCCACCAGAGAGCGCAGACTTGATGAAGATCACCCGACAACGCTCGGAACCATAAACGCCCTTGGCGTCCTTCGTCGCGAACAAGGCCAGGACACCGAGGCAGAATCCCTGTTCCACCAAGCACTGGCGGGCCGACAGCGCAGGCTGGGCCCCGACCATCCCGCCTGCTTCGAGTCCATGCACGAATTGGCCGTGCTGTACATGCAACAGGCCCGCTGGGGCGATGCGGAGCCTTTGCTTCTGGAAGCCTTCCACGGCCGCGAGGTCAAGCTCGGCCCCGAACACCCTCACACCATCGAATCGTTGAAACAGCTTGTGTCCCTTTATGAATCCTGGCCCCAACCCGACGAAGCCGTGAAGTGGCGAGCGAAGCTGCCGCCGAAAGAAATCATCGAAGAATGA
- a CDS encoding LamG-like jellyroll fold domain-containing protein: MKWQGSYRTTVVWWALAASIVAACAGSSKAEIVISEPINLGPVINHSGGVQACDFSYDGLELYLAFRNRTGGFGGGDIWVSTRETLDSPWQEPVNLGSNVNSGGSELEPSISSDGLELYFSCWSDYILRVCTRPSKDAPWSKPEKIGPPVGSTQPAMEIGSDDAWRPDISSDGLSLYFCSTRADSYGGTDIWMARRATTSDPWTAPVNLGPNVNTGADDVFPNISTDGLTLIFNRGFSAIYASTRKSIEDDWGPAVQLGIRVPSPGNFHSPALSPDGTTLYFEAVAAWGGYGGNDFWQVTFTPVVDFNADGIVDAMDMSIMTADWHTHRPLCDVGPLPIGDNYVDVEDLLVLADYLEPGDPMLIAHWAFDETEGIVAEDSAGACHGTVLGTALWQPEAGQVDGALELDGNTFVVADHVLSPSDGPYTVQAWVQGDVPGRVILSQVDGANWLCTDLTSGCLMTELKGAGRDSRALCSHAIVADGNWHRVALVCDGEARCLYVDEVLAAEDTQAGGFQDCSGSLNIGCDKNMTPGTFFTGLIDDVRIYNRAVQP, from the coding sequence ATGAAATGGCAAGGCAGTTACAGAACGACAGTCGTGTGGTGGGCACTGGCGGCGAGTATCGTGGCCGCGTGCGCCGGGAGTTCGAAGGCCGAGATCGTCATCAGCGAACCGATCAATCTTGGGCCGGTGATCAATCACTCCGGAGGCGTGCAGGCGTGCGACTTCTCATATGATGGGCTGGAGTTGTACCTTGCATTTCGTAACCGAACTGGCGGATTCGGTGGCGGCGATATATGGGTGTCCACACGTGAAACGCTCGACAGTCCCTGGCAAGAGCCCGTCAATCTCGGTTCGAACGTCAATAGTGGGGGGAGTGAACTAGAGCCGAGCATCTCGTCGGACGGTCTGGAGCTCTATTTCTCGTGCTGGAGCGACTATATTCTGCGCGTGTGCACCCGCCCGTCCAAGGATGCTCCTTGGAGCAAACCAGAGAAGATTGGTCCACCGGTCGGCTCGACTCAGCCTGCAATGGAAATCGGCTCGGATGATGCTTGGCGCCCGGATATCTCGTCCGATGGTCTTTCCCTGTACTTCTGCTCCACTCGAGCCGATAGTTATGGCGGAACCGACATATGGATGGCGAGACGGGCCACGACATCCGATCCCTGGACAGCGCCGGTTAATCTTGGTCCGAATGTGAACACTGGTGCGGACGACGTCTTTCCGAATATCTCCACCGACGGTCTGACACTTATTTTTAACCGAGGGTTTTCGGCCATATACGCATCGACGAGAAAATCCATAGAGGATGACTGGGGACCCGCTGTGCAACTGGGGATACGTGTTCCCAGTCCCGGCAACTTCCACAGCCCGGCGCTCTCCCCCGATGGCACAACCTTGTATTTTGAGGCCGTAGCTGCATGGGGCGGATACGGAGGTAACGACTTCTGGCAGGTGACGTTCACACCGGTTGTTGACTTTAACGCTGATGGCATTGTTGACGCCATGGACATGTCTATCATGACCGCCGACTGGCATACGCACCGTCCGCTTTGCGATGTTGGGCCGTTGCCCATAGGCGACAACTATGTGGACGTCGAGGATTTGCTCGTGCTGGCCGACTATCTGGAGCCGGGCGACCCGATGCTGATCGCGCACTGGGCTTTCGACGAAACGGAAGGCATCGTCGCCGAGGACAGCGCGGGGGCTTGCCATGGCACCGTACTTGGTACTGCCCTTTGGCAACCGGAGGCCGGGCAGGTCGATGGTGCGCTCGAACTGGACGGTAATACCTTCGTGGTAGCAGATCATGTTCTGAGTCCATCTGACGGTCCGTACACCGTCCAGGCCTGGGTCCAAGGCGATGTCCCGGGGCGGGTCATCCTGTCGCAAGTCGATGGCGCAAATTGGCTCTGTACGGACCTGACGAGCGGTTGCCTGATGACAGAACTGAAAGGCGCCGGTCGGGACAGTCGCGCGCTGTGTTCCCACGCAATTGTCGCCGACGGGAATTGGCATCGGGTTGCTCTTGTCTGCGATGGCGAAGCTCGCTGCCTCTACGTCGACGAGGTCCTGGCGGCCGAAGACACGCAGGCCGGCGGTTTCCAGGATTGTTCCGGCAGCCTGAACATCGGCTGTGATAAGAACATGACCCCCGGCACCTTCTTCACCGGCTTGATTGATGACGTCCGCATCTACAACCGGGCTGTGCAACCGTGA
- a CDS encoding Kelch repeat-containing protein — MKRASSYRTTVFWWVVAGSILLASGGSAWADFVWTQKADMPTGRWTQTSAVVNDKIYVIGGYPSEGTPGEAALSVVEEYDPAANAWTRKADMPTARCDFNASSAVVDGKIYVIGGTTYPGPVSSAVEEYDPATDTWTRKTDMPTPRWSVGTCVLDGKIYAIGGYPGGWTGLRTVEMYDPVTGTWARKADMPLGVGMLSARVVRGKIYAIGGRPGVHSEPWMQEYDPATDTWTRKADMPIDTSQMGAVVLGDKIVVFGGWEWSMNYPYTTVQMYDPEVGIWTKEADVPFLRAALTAEVVNDRIYAIGGTDTPHPCPALSTVFEFGPLLDFDGDWVVGIEDLVILIDSWGTDDLRCDIAPLLGDGRVDVLDLEALMSSWGQTVDDPTLIAHYRLDEAESHIAADSAGGYDGTLSGEPLWQPEGGQVGGALRFDGLDDYVATPRVLNPADGPFSVFAWVKGGGPGQVILSQEGGATWLCADPVTGCLMTELKGTGRDMRTLCSETVVTDGDWHRIGLVWDGDSRTLYVDDAVAAQDTQSGGAAACSGGLHLGCGSDQAPGTFFAGLIDDVRIYSRAVKP, encoded by the coding sequence ATGAAACGGGCAAGCAGCTACAGAACGACGGTGTTCTGGTGGGTAGTGGCGGGCAGTATCCTCCTGGCGAGCGGCGGGAGCGCCTGGGCGGATTTCGTCTGGACGCAGAAGGCCGACATGCCGACGGGGCGATGGACGCAAACGTCCGCTGTGGTCAACGACAAGATATATGTCATCGGAGGATACCCGAGCGAAGGCACACCGGGTGAGGCAGCTCTCTCGGTCGTGGAGGAGTATGACCCGGCTGCCAATGCCTGGACACGGAAGGCCGATATGCCCACCGCAAGGTGTGATTTCAATGCATCGAGCGCCGTGGTGGATGGGAAAATCTATGTCATCGGGGGTACCACGTATCCTGGACCTGTGTCTTCCGCCGTGGAAGAATATGACCCGGCGACAGACACCTGGACGCGGAAAACCGATATGCCAACACCGAGGTGGTCTGTGGGTACCTGTGTTTTGGATGGGAAGATCTATGCCATCGGGGGATATCCAGGCGGATGGACGGGCCTCAGAACTGTGGAGATGTACGATCCCGTAACGGGTACTTGGGCAAGGAAGGCGGATATGCCATTGGGGGTCGGGATGCTAAGTGCCCGCGTAGTGAGGGGAAAGATCTATGCCATTGGAGGAAGGCCGGGTGTCCATTCGGAGCCTTGGATGCAAGAGTACGACCCGGCTACAGACACCTGGACGCGGAAAGCCGACATGCCTATAGACACGAGTCAGATGGGCGCGGTGGTATTGGGCGACAAGATAGTTGTATTTGGAGGATGGGAGTGGAGCATGAATTATCCATATACCACTGTGCAGATGTATGATCCAGAAGTGGGTATATGGACAAAAGAAGCCGATGTGCCATTCCTCAGAGCTGCTCTTACGGCCGAGGTAGTGAACGACCGAATCTATGCAATCGGCGGGACAGATACACCCCACCCTTGTCCTGCCTTGTCAACAGTCTTTGAGTTTGGTCCACTGCTTGACTTCGACGGCGACTGGGTAGTTGGTATCGAGGACCTGGTGATACTCATTGATTCCTGGGGCACAGATGATCTGCGCTGCGATATTGCGCCACTTCTTGGTGATGGCAGGGTTGACGTGCTGGACTTGGAAGCTCTTATGAGTTCCTGGGGACAGACCGTAGATGATCCCACACTTATCGCGCACTATAGATTGGACGAGGCGGAAAGTCACATCGCGGCTGATAGCGCCGGTGGATACGATGGAACGCTTTCGGGAGAGCCTCTATGGCAGCCTGAAGGTGGTCAGGTGGGCGGTGCCTTGCGGTTCGACGGCCTGGATGACTATGTCGCCACACCGCGTGTCTTGAATCCTGCCGACGGTCCGTTCAGCGTCTTTGCGTGGGTCAAGGGCGGCGGCCCGGGGCAGGTGATCCTCTCGCAAGAGGGTGGGGCCACCTGGCTCTGTGCCGACCCGGTGACCGGTTGCCTGATGACCGAACTGAAAGGCACCGGTCGTGACATGCGCACCCTGTGCTCGGAGACCGTCGTCACAGACGGCGACTGGCATCGTATCGGCCTGGTGTGGGACGGGGACAGTCGAACTCTCTATGTCGACGATGCCGTGGCCGCTCAAGACACCCAGTCCGGTGGCGCAGCGGCCTGCTCCGGCGGCCTGCACCTCGGCTGCGGCAGCGACCAGGCTCCCGGCACCTTCTTCGCCGGCCTGATCGACGACGTGCGAATCTACAGTCGTGCGGTCAAGCCATGA